TGAGTGTATAAATGGAAAAGATGGATCCAATTTAGGACTTTAGCTTGATCTTGATGGATGATTGTTTTAGAATACAACAGACATGTATCAAACCTACTTGATTTTCCTAATACTTCAAATCAAAATAAGATTCAGAGTTCAATGTGGATAAATATGGGCTAGTCTATAACAATCAAATTTATTAACTATATTGTGAAACAAGAAGGATACATATTGATACATTCTATCGTCATGCCTAGCCATTTTCCCAACACAAAGCTTACATTCATGCTAATAGCTATGTATGGAAACATAATAGTAAATTTAGTATGCAACTTGCTAACTTCAGACTACAAATCTGATGCTATATTGATACTCCTACCTAGTATGTAGATCTCAATATACCCATATTAAGATGGTAATATAATTAGTAAAATCTTAATGCCCTATTAAATGCTTGCTAAAGTATGGAAATTTTATACCACGATATTGTGGATTCAGttacaaacaaaaaaaactaataaCCTATTTGGTGAAAGCATCTCTATCTGTTTGCATCTAAATCCAACACAATCAATTACAACTGTTTCTAGAATTTTTATTGAACATATAGAAGTTAGCATTGATTCATGGTTCATCATTATATACAATAGAATATGGaagcatcttcaatgttgatGCTACAATTTGGGAACATGTTATTGGCATGAACTATGTTGTTCCCCAAATTTAATAAATTAAAACTAGAATTATCAAATATTTCACACATAATGATAATTTatcaaaataacttaaaataaatatcaatattaATTAAATATTGGATTTATAGATGACATATTTTAAGTATATATGTGATTGGATATAGGGTGGTTGCAATTTTAAACATTACCTATAATAAGTTATAGAAGTCATACATGATTATAACATTGCTTTCAAAGCACAATGAATCTAGTTCTGATTTGATGTATTTGAAGAACTACTTgcataattaaaaatatatgtGTAATCTTTTTGTTGACATATTCTTTATAAATAGATTTAGTAGCTTGTTTCAATTTAAAAGCAATAACTTGTATGCACATACATTTAACCAAACAATATCTTCTTTGATGATGTACATATGCAAATGATGAGCATCCATTATGTTGAAGAATTAGTGACAAAGTTTATTTGACCAACAATAGGTAACACTTATGAAGTTCAATCAATAGTCATATGGAGTTATTAAAGGAGCAAGGAACAAGAGAATTGAATTGTAGTACATCAATCCTCATCATattgcttctttttctttggtcATCCTTTGTTAGCACAAATAAGGCATCAAAGTTCTACTTGGACCAATCTTCTCAACAATCAACTACaatatgttattttttttttcaaattcagTAACTTTTTACAACCATATCTGGTTCATTTTGACTCACAAGTGGAATAATAAGTCCAACTTAAGAGCTCAACTAGACATTTATGGGCATGCTGTCTAGGATCCAACACACAAGTAGCAAACCCATTCAATTTTTACAAGGGATCCAAATAAAAATAAGATTTAAACTTTCATGTCCATGGACATATATGTTGTATGCTTGAACTTATACCTGAGCAAATAAGGCCCGGCCAGGTTCAACCCAATAGCCTAGTCTGAGCGCGCCGGGCTAAGCTCGGCTCATGCCTCTAATAGGATCGAGCGTGCTGCTAATTTTGCCGGCCCGAAAAAATTTGGGAGGGCCTGATCTGGCTGGGGCTGATTATTTATTTCAATTGTCTTATGCGTAAAAATAGTGGTCCGCTCGGTCAGGGCCCAAGCCCGACCGATGTCTTTCTCGGGCGCAATACTTTGGCCCAAAATATTATGAGGATTTTCTCGGCTCGTCTTAGATCGACTTCAACTCTATTGCAACTAAAATTGTATCTTGTGTCCCCCTACTTTACCATCAGGCTCCAGACCCGATGATTCCCGCACCGATcaatctactatctcgggaTATCCCTCAATAGGCTGCAGGGTAAAAAATACCGGCACCTCCCTAGTATAAAAATCAAGATTGCCATATTGACATGGTAACAAAGTTGTACAAACTTAATTTCATATTAAATTCTTGCTAAAGTTTTGAAAACTTTATTAGCTGGATATCTGGAGTTATCTCTAGATCAACAGAAAAAGGAATCAATCCTGCTAAGACTATTTAGCCAGAGCATCTCAAGTTGTATGCGCTTGAATCCAACATTATAAATTATAACTATTTTAAGAATTATATTAGTCATATCATTGCTGGCATTGATTCAGTGTCAATATGGAATATTCACGTTGATGCTAAGTTATCTGTGGATCAATAGAAAAAGGAATCAATCCTGCCAAGGCTATTTAACCAGAGCGTCTCAAGCTGTATGCGCTCGAATCCAATATAATAAATTATAACTATTTTAAGAATTATATTAGTCATATCATTGCTGGCATTGATTCAGTGTCAATATAAAATGTTCATGTTGATGCTAAGTTATATATGGATCAATAGAAAAAAGGAACCAATCCCGCTAAGGCTATTTAACCGAGCGTCTCAAGCTGTATGCGCTCGAATCCAATATAATAAATTATAACTATTTTAAGAATTATATTAGTCATATCACTGAGGGTACAGACTCAGTGTCAATATGGAATGTTCACGTTGATTCTACTTCGCCCTCCATTTTCAAAATTTATAATTTCTCTTATACTAAAATGTTTATAGCACCACAAATCATAACCATGTGAAAATATTATATGATGTGAATCCAATTATACCATATTTATATAACAAAATGCATAGTATGTGAAGATTATGAGGTTTGCTCTTAGAACGATAACAAGATAGACATTTaaatatttgaataatattttcTTTGATGCTTATGCTATAGGTACTAAAGATAAAAGATCATGTTCATTTTAGTACATAAGAAACAACTAATAGTTTGCCCTAATGAAGGAACATATGAGATAAGCCACACAACATTTTATATAATTCATATTCTTGACTCACTATTACGAATTCATACTGGACTTAATCAAATAACACCATGAGAAATGACAAAACTATAAAGTTAGGTTAATAAGGCCAATCCATCCATTTTAATGGAAATATCAATGCAAATGAAACAACAAAGTAATAGTACTACATTGTAGTAATCCTTCGGTTGATTTTCATAACATGTAATAAAAGCTCTTTGTGATCATAGGACTGCAAATTTACTTTACTTGAAGAGTCCTAGCTTAACTGTAGTAGAGATAGAAGTGAGTAGAGATCAGTGTGCAAGAAACTATCAATAATTCTTTAAAAAATTCCTAAGGTTCCATTAATACATATGGTTGCAACACACATTTTCATGAAACAAGGATTTATATTACAGAAAATTAGACAACCAATGGAAATAGATATGCAGAAATaatataatatttatgatgATACTATTAAGTAATCCTTCTCTATTCCATGTGTATGGATTCTAAATATATCCATACACAGAAGGGACATCACACGCTATGAAAATGATTGAAAATCTACATTACAGAAAAAGTCATGCCACTTGAGTAGGGAATATAAAATCGGTAAAAGAGGATGCCAACAATCCGTTACTTAGTTTACACATAGTGTTCCAAAATTGCTTCCATTAATAAAATATGAAGCACTCATGCAtcaatttttcttcttctaaaatTCCACTCTGATGGAAAGTATCCATATAATAAAGGAACAACACAATAATTTGTTACCCAATTCACACGTAGAGTTCCAGTTATGTTGATAAGTATGAAGCATGACGCTTCATATTTACATTACAAAATCCTGCTCGATTGAAAAGTATACGCATAATAATTATATTAATAGACATGAAGCATTGCATGCTTCAAATTTGTGTTATGAAATTTGGCTTGAATAAAAAGTATGCAAACAATATTGGATCATGTCAACAATTCGCTACCTAGTTCACACGTAAaattttggttttgttttatcATTATGAAATATTACTTGCTCGCTTGAATTTTATGTTACTAAATTCCAATCAAGTGGAGGCATACGAACATTAGCAAATACTCTCCACAAATTCAGATGTCAAGTTCGAAAACTTGGTTCTATCAATAAGCAAGAAACACTACGTGCTATTAGCGTTACGTGACTACACGTGGATAAAAACTATGCGTGCAAATTTATGTCACTAAATTATGTTTCCGTATAGATTAAAAATAATACGTGCAAATTTATGATACAAGGTTAGGTGTTTGCACGGATAAAAGTAGTACATACAAGTTTACGTTATGGAATCAGCCGCACGATAAAAAACAATACGTGCAAATTTACGTTACAAGATCATATCCACACGGATAAGATCATGGATACGATGGAAACAAATAATAAATGGCGCAATCCACGCGTTACAAATCGCAAAATCAAATCCTATTAATATGCAACAAACATTATTGCGAATTAACGGGCCTATAGTTGATCATTGTGAACTCCAAATTCAATCAAGGTAGCAGCATATTCAATCACCACTCGATCAATAAGCATCATAGACATTCAAGTTTCAAAATCTAAATGCTATAGACCTGTAGCACACACTACACTGTATCGCCCATtgcaaaacaagtttcataacaCAAATAAAACACAAAAAGACAAATTTACAAAGCCGTGGAGTAGTTTGCGGGTGGAGGGGTAGGGGAATCTGGTGAGGAAATGCAGCATGCAGACCCGACCCGTTTGGCCTTAAATGGCCCCAGCTGTTCCCATCCAAACCCAACAGAGGGActgtagagagagaaagagagtgGTCATGGCCTCGCCGGGCGccccctgccctgccctgcttAAAAACCTCGCCCCTTAATTCGCTCGCACCGGTTACTACTGCTCCTGCTACCTCACAccaccctccctctcctgccAGAGCAGGAGGAAGAGAGATTGGCAGGACGGCCAAGGAGCGGCgccgaggagagagagagagacggagCCAGCAAGTGTAACCGCCGCCGCGGAaacgggagaggaggagagagaaggagaggcgAGGGCGAAAAAGGAAACCAGGTGGAAGCAGAGGGGGGAATGGCGTGAAGCATGGCTGGATCCAAGGTTCCGCGATACCCTGCCTATTCTGCAACGCAGCTCGTCTGGAGTTGGAAGGCGGCTACCGCCCCGGCGCTTTCTTGCTCGGCCTGCTCATCGTCGTGTATAAATAGGACCGGGGGGCCAGGCCACAGACCGCACTGCAGCACACCACAGAGATCTCTCCTCTTCCATCTACAGCCGTAGAGAGCGAGGAGCGAGCGAGCGGAGGTTGGtagccaggcggcggcggcggcagcaatgGACTTCGGCGACGAACCCGAGGGCTCCGACAGCCAGCGCCAGCGGAAGCGCTACCACCGCCACACCCCGCGCCAGATTCAGCAGCTCGAGGCGTACGCTCTCTTCCTTCCCTTTCTCTCTCGTTTCGCTTGTTTGGTTTCCGGCCGGCGCCGTCGTGATGATTGAAGGGATGTAATAATGGCGCTCGCCCCGTGGCTGCaggatgttcaaggagtgccaGCACCCCGACGAGAACCAGCGCGCCGCGCTCAGCCGGGAGCTCGGCCTGGACCCGCGCCAGATCAAGTTCTGGTTCCAGAACCGCCGCACCCAGATGAAGGTACGGTGTGTCTTCTTCGAGTTCCCTTGATTTTGTTTCTTTCACGAGGTCGCCGTTTTCCATTTCGATCTTTTGTCGGCTTGTTTTCCACGGATTCTTGATGGCGCGTGTCTGTGCTTGTTGTTTGGCGAGTTGCAGGCGCAGCACGAGCGCGCGGACAACTGCTTCCTGCGCGCGGAGAACGACAAGATCCGGTGCGAGAACATCACCATGCGCGAGGCGCTCAAGAACGTCATCTGCCCCAACTGCGGCGGCCCGCCCGTCACCGAGGACTACTTCGACGAGCAGAAGCTCCGCATGGAGAACGCCCGCCTCAAGGAAGAGGTAACCACTGGCTTGACCAAGGGCGCGCCGATTCCGGcgacgccctcgccggcctGTCCTCCTGTATATTTTCATAGTACGTCTCTggtgttcttcttcttgggtgCCAATGCCAACCTGATGCGGATGGATGGACGCGCAGCTGGACCGGATGTCGAGCTACACCTCCAAGTACCTCGGCCGGCCGTTCACGCAGATGCCCCCGGTGCCGCCCATGTCCGTGTCGTCGCTGGACCTGTCCGTGGGCGGGATGCCCGGGCatgggctcggcggcggcgggccgtcGCTGGACCTCGACCTCCTCGGCGGGTGCCCGCCGGGGATGCCGTTCCAGATGCCGGCGCCCGTGACGGAGATGGAGAGGCCCATGATGGTCGACATGGCGGCGCGCGCCATGGACGAGCTCATCCGCCTCGCGCAGGCCGGCGAGCAGCTCTGGGCCAAGGGCGTCGCCGGGGACGCGAGGGAGACGCTCAACGTCGCCACCTacgacagcctcttcgccaaGCCCGGCGGCGAGTTCCGCCCGCCGGACATCAATGTCGAGGGGTCCAGGGACTCGGCGCTCGTCTTCATGAGCGCCGTCGCGCTCGTCGACGTCTTCATGGACACGGTACgcactccttccccttcctcttctACCGGCATGCTTCGGTTTGTTTGCTCAGGCGTCCCGACGATTGATTGCTGCTGCTATTCTGGTATTGTTGCAGAACAAGTGGATGGAGTTCTTCCCCGGCATCGTGTCCAGGGCGCACACCGTCGATGTCCTCGTGAACGGCTTGGGCGGCAGGAGCGATTCATTGATCATGGTAATGCCGCCATAGAATCGAATCCTTGGAATGATTCTCGTGATCCTTGGAAGAAACTAACCAATGCCGTCACGTCGTCGTTGCAGATGTACGAGGAGCTGCACATCATGACGCCCGCCGTCCCGACCCGCGAGTTCAGCTTCCTCCGCTACTGCAAGCAGATCGAGCAGGGCCTCTGGGCCGTCGCCGACGTCTCCCTGGACGGGCAGCGCGACGCGCACTACGG
Above is a genomic segment from Setaria viridis chromosome 4, Setaria_viridis_v4.0, whole genome shotgun sequence containing:
- the LOC117851281 gene encoding homeobox-leucine zipper protein ROC8, whose product is MDFGDEPEGSDSQRQRKRYHRHTPRQIQQLEAMFKECQHPDENQRAALSRELGLDPRQIKFWFQNRRTQMKAQHERADNCFLRAENDKIRCENITMREALKNVICPNCGGPPVTEDYFDEQKLRMENARLKEELDRMSSYTSKYLGRPFTQMPPVPPMSVSSLDLSVGGMPGHGLGGGGPSLDLDLLGGCPPGMPFQMPAPVTEMERPMMVDMAARAMDELIRLAQAGEQLWAKGVAGDARETLNVATYDSLFAKPGGEFRPPDINVEGSRDSALVFMSAVALVDVFMDTNKWMEFFPGIVSRAHTVDVLVNGLGGRSDSLIMMYEELHIMTPAVPTREFSFLRYCKQIEQGLWAVADVSLDGQRDAHYGGIPSRTRRLPSGCLIADMSNGYSKVTWVEHMEIEQMLPVNVLYRNLVLSGAAFGAHRWLAALQRACERFASLAVLGASHHDLAGVTPEGKRSMMKLSQRMVSSFCASLSSSALQRWTPLSGTTDVSVRVSSHRSADPGQPNGVVLSAATSIWLPVPGDHVFAFVRDETVRSQWDVLSHGNQVQEVSRIPNGSNPGNCISLLRGLNANQNSMLILQESCTDASGSLVVYSPIDLPAANVVMSGEDPSGIPLLPSGFAILPDGRPGSGAAGASSSAAPLASPPGCVVTVAFQILVSNLPSSRLNAESVATVNGLIGTTVQQIKAALNCAGP